The following are encoded together in the Cheilinus undulatus linkage group 3, ASM1832078v1, whole genome shotgun sequence genome:
- the tomm34 gene encoding mitochondrial import receptor subunit TOM34 — protein sequence MPQKQKSKSWSELKQAGNECFKTGQYGEATNLYSQAIKELEKSSKKNPEDLGILYSNRAASYLKDGNCGECVKDCNSSLELSPFNVKSLLRRAAAHEALERYRQAYVDYKTALQIDCNIAAAHDGTNRMTKALTEADGLSWREKLPPIPTVPLSVREQLAQKTTANATQPTPPPQQNGTTQTKKPAPSEKDVKKGQALKDEGNTLVKKGEHKKAIEKYTQSLKHNPTEVTTYTNRALCYLTVKQYRDAVRDCDEALMIDSSNVKALYRRAQAHKELKDVKACVDDLNNLLKVEPKNTAALKLLQEVQKKK from the exons ATGCCTCAGAAACAGAAGTCCAAATCCTGGTCAGAGCTGAAACAAGCTGGAAATGAATGTTTCAAGACAGGCCAGTATGGGGAGGCCACCAATCTCTACAGCCAGGCTATCAAAGAGCTGGAAAAATCCA GCAAAAAGAACCCAGAGGATTTGGGCATTTTGTACTCGAACCGTGCAGCAAGCTATCTGAAAGACGGAAACTGTGGAGAGTGTGTAAAGGACTGCAACTc GTCTCTGGAGTTGTCCCCGTTCAATGTGAAGTCTCTTCTTCGTCGTGCTGCAGCTCACGAAGCTCTGGAGAGATACAGGCAGGCGTACGTCGACTACAAGACTGCCCTGCAGATAGACTGCAACATTGCTGCCGCTCATGATGGCACCAACAG gaTGACAAAGGCGCTCACAGAGGCAGATGGTCTGTCATGGAGAGAAAAGCTTCCTCCCATCCCCACAGTTCCTCTGTCAGTGAGAGAGCAACTCGCCCAGAAAACTACAGCCAACGCTACACAGCCGACTCCACCACCACAGCAGAACGGCAccacacaaacaaagaaaccCG cTCCGAGTGAAAAAGACGTAAAAAAAGGCCAGGCCCTCAAGGACGAAGGGAACACTCTAGTGAAGAAAGGAGAACACAAGAAGGCCATTGAGAAATACACTCAGAGCCTCAAACACAACCCAACGGAGGTCACGACCTACACCAACAG GGCGTTGTGTTACCTCACTGTTAAGCAGTACAGAGACGCGGTCAGGGATTGTGATGAGGCCCTGATGATCGACAGCAGCAACGTGAAAGCGCTCTACAGGAGAGCTCAGGCTCACAAAGAGCTGAAG GATGTCAAAGCGTGCGTGGACGACCTGAACAACCTCCTGAAAGTGGAACCAAAGAACACCGCCGCCCTGAAGCTGCTGCAGGAAGTGCAGAAAAAGAAGTGA